A section of the Thermoanaerobaculia bacterium genome encodes:
- a CDS encoding peptidoglycan DD-metalloendopeptidase family protein — protein sequence MGRKYNTIIFVPHARAKFRKLRVASSLLWTAGSSLAALLVIAATFTTLYFLSVRKDREYRAALLENERLKSSAEKMTTRLAQLSRKLDDFEERTRKLAIVAGLPALADAGRGGTGGALPAGENGAFDLRDRGRSLDERLIGLEKKLAQQNALLSNTPSIEPVPGLITCGFGERSDPFTEEPAFHTGIDISSPRGHSIVVSADGTVVKAGWVNGYGRCVEVAHGLGLRTLYGHLDEIQVFEGQHVSRGQAIGVVGTTGRSTGPHLHYEVRLDNRAVNPLPYILDAR from the coding sequence ATGGGACGGAAGTACAACACGATCATCTTCGTGCCTCACGCCCGGGCGAAGTTCCGGAAGCTCCGCGTGGCTTCCTCTCTCCTCTGGACCGCCGGCAGCTCCCTCGCCGCTCTCCTCGTGATCGCGGCGACCTTCACCACGCTCTACTTCCTGTCGGTTCGAAAGGATCGCGAGTACCGCGCCGCCCTGCTCGAGAACGAGCGGCTGAAGAGCTCGGCGGAGAAGATGACGACCCGCCTGGCGCAGCTCTCCCGCAAGCTCGACGACTTCGAAGAGCGCACCCGAAAGCTCGCGATCGTCGCGGGGCTGCCGGCGCTCGCCGATGCGGGGCGCGGCGGAACCGGCGGCGCCCTCCCCGCGGGCGAGAACGGCGCCTTCGACCTCCGGGACCGCGGCCGCTCACTCGACGAGCGGCTGATCGGGCTCGAGAAGAAGCTCGCGCAGCAGAACGCCCTCCTCTCCAACACCCCCTCGATCGAGCCGGTTCCGGGCCTCATCACCTGCGGCTTCGGCGAGCGGAGCGATCCGTTCACCGAGGAGCCGGCGTTCCACACGGGCATCGACATCTCGAGTCCCCGCGGGCATTCGATCGTCGTCTCGGCCGACGGGACCGTCGTGAAAGCGGGGTGGGTCAACGGCTACGGGCGCTGCGTGGAGGTCGCTCACGGCCTGGGGCTTCGGACGCTCTATGGCCATCTCGACGAGATCCAGGTCTTCGAGGGACAGCACGTCTCGCGAGGTCAGGCGATCGGCGTCGTCGGGACGACCGGACGTTCGACGGGGCCGCACCTGCACTACGAGGTCCGGCTGGACAACCGGGCCGTCAATCCCCTGCCTTACATCCTCGACGCAAGGTAG
- a CDS encoding YifB family Mg chelatase-like AAA ATPase, which yields MLSRIHSAAIDGAEARILDVEADVSHGLPSFSIVGLPDAAVKESRDRVRAALRNCGFDFPPRAVTVNLAPADWRKEGSALDLAVAAALLSTAGVLPAGGTRRVLVGELALDGALRPVRGALAIAAAAADEGFQEVLLPQENASEAAAVGRIASIGAPSLLAAIAHLRGEQTIAPAPADPNDFAPSRFADDFSDIAGQPVARRALEISAAGSHNILLFGPPGAGKTMLARRLTSILPPWSRDEAIEATRVHSIAGLLPPGRGLLPERPFRAPHHSVSYAGLVGGGAHPRPGEASLAHRGVLFLDELPEFRRDALEVVRQPLEEKRVTIARASGASVFPADFQLIAAMNPCPCGYLGDPRRACRCSRYEIERYRSKLSGPLLDRIDLHVRVPAVPFRDLAAAGSSEPSSAIRTRVVRARARARARSTKRAAISCNAAIPGSLVRKIARPTDEALAILEFASRKIGLSARAIHRALRVGLTIADLAGADRVEAPHAAEAIGYRGLDRAVLDGLSG from the coding sequence ATGCTTTCTCGAATCCATTCCGCCGCGATCGACGGGGCCGAGGCGCGCATCCTCGACGTCGAAGCGGACGTTTCCCACGGCCTGCCGTCGTTCTCGATCGTCGGCCTGCCCGATGCCGCCGTCAAGGAAAGCCGCGATCGCGTCCGCGCCGCGCTTCGAAACTGCGGCTTCGACTTTCCGCCCCGGGCCGTGACCGTGAATCTCGCTCCGGCGGACTGGCGCAAGGAGGGGTCGGCGCTCGATCTCGCCGTCGCGGCCGCGCTCCTCTCGACCGCGGGAGTCCTGCCCGCCGGCGGGACGCGGCGCGTGCTCGTCGGCGAGCTCGCCCTCGACGGCGCCCTGCGGCCGGTCCGGGGCGCGCTCGCGATCGCCGCCGCCGCCGCCGACGAGGGATTCCAGGAGGTCCTCCTGCCGCAGGAGAACGCGAGCGAGGCCGCCGCGGTCGGCCGGATCGCGTCGATCGGAGCGCCCTCCCTGCTCGCGGCGATCGCCCACCTGCGCGGCGAGCAGACGATCGCGCCGGCGCCCGCGGACCCGAACGACTTCGCCCCCTCGCGGTTCGCCGACGACTTTTCCGACATCGCCGGCCAGCCGGTCGCCCGCCGGGCCCTCGAGATCTCGGCGGCGGGAAGCCACAACATTCTCCTGTTCGGTCCGCCCGGCGCCGGCAAGACGATGCTCGCCCGCCGCCTCACGTCGATCCTTCCTCCCTGGAGCCGCGACGAGGCGATCGAAGCGACGAGGGTGCATTCGATCGCGGGACTCCTGCCGCCGGGTCGCGGGTTGCTGCCGGAACGGCCGTTTCGGGCTCCGCACCACAGCGTGTCCTACGCCGGGCTCGTCGGAGGCGGCGCCCATCCGCGCCCCGGCGAAGCCTCCCTCGCTCACCGGGGCGTCCTCTTCCTGGACGAGCTCCCTGAATTCCGCCGGGATGCCCTGGAGGTCGTCCGCCAGCCGCTCGAGGAGAAGAGGGTCACGATCGCCCGGGCCTCGGGAGCGAGCGTCTTCCCCGCCGATTTCCAGCTGATCGCCGCAATGAATCCCTGCCCCTGCGGCTATCTGGGAGACCCGCGCCGAGCCTGCCGCTGCTCCCGATACGAGATCGAACGCTACCGGTCGAAGCTCTCCGGCCCGCTCCTCGACCGGATCGATCTCCACGTGCGCGTCCCGGCGGTGCCGTTTCGCGACCTGGCCGCGGCCGGCTCCTCGGAGCCGTCTTCCGCGATCCGGACGCGCGTCGTCCGGGCCCGGGCGCGGGCCCGCGCCCGCTCCACGAAGCGGGCGGCGATATCGTGCAATGCCGCCATCCCGGGATCGCTCGTCCGCAAGATCGCCCGGCCCACCGACGAAGCGCTCGCGATCCTGGAGTTCGCCTCGCGGAAGATCGGACTCTCCGCCCGCGCGATCCACCGCGCGCTCCGCGTGGGGCTCACGATCGCCGATCTCGCGGGCGCCGACCGGGTCGAGGCGCCGCACGCGGCCGAGGCGATCGGCTACCGGGGGCTCGACAGGGCCGTTCTGGACGGCCTGTCCGGATGA
- a CDS encoding LysM peptidoglycan-binding domain-containing protein: MLPSGKPLLSVSAFALFVLSCSQAPRPRAVVPAPAAPESAPPSAIDRSTELFYSGKQAALSGDFDCAEAQFQLALNAIIPPGAARPSSPEVEEFSASLYDSIQRYEAMAPSSAADPDAAEPRGLPDELQGVSGQTSEADLQRAREAVTTDERAGTFDIPITVNDSVLSMIASFSSRETVRERFSEGLVRAGRYMPMIREVFRKAGLPTDLAYVAMIESSFKTRARSRARAQGVWQFIAPTGRRYGLRSTRIVDERSDPIKATEAAAGYFRDLYDLFGDWYLAMAAYDSGEGRVARAIARAGTDNYWELCRLGALPRETRLYVPSVIAAALIDKNQEHYGFKVDPESPIDFETAKLEKPVDLRQVARASGVAYDDLAELNPELRTFVTPRESSGYLLRVPRGFAAAVEKKAGELPEAAVPVLRQHRVRKGETLARLARRYGVSEASLAEANDLPRGPRLAPRRTLVIPDREPGAYAVRKSRKERKSADDAGTKGLSRVHYRVRRGDTLFSIATRHHTTVDKLREWNRLGDGAAIRPGERLAVAESR; the protein is encoded by the coding sequence TTCTCTCCGTTTCCGCATTCGCCCTTTTCGTGCTCTCCTGCTCGCAGGCGCCGCGGCCGCGCGCCGTCGTCCCCGCGCCGGCGGCCCCGGAGAGCGCTCCGCCTTCCGCGATCGACCGCTCGACCGAGCTCTTCTACTCGGGGAAGCAGGCCGCGCTCTCGGGCGACTTCGACTGCGCGGAGGCCCAGTTCCAGCTCGCCCTGAACGCGATCATCCCCCCCGGCGCGGCTCGCCCCTCCTCTCCCGAGGTCGAAGAATTCTCGGCCTCTCTCTACGACTCGATCCAGCGCTACGAGGCGATGGCGCCATCCTCCGCCGCCGACCCCGACGCGGCCGAGCCGCGCGGCCTTCCGGACGAGCTCCAGGGAGTGTCCGGGCAGACCTCGGAGGCCGACCTGCAGCGGGCGCGGGAAGCGGTCACCACCGACGAACGCGCGGGCACCTTCGACATCCCGATCACGGTCAACGACTCCGTGCTCTCGATGATCGCGAGCTTTTCGTCCCGGGAAACGGTGCGCGAGCGCTTCTCCGAGGGGCTCGTCCGCGCCGGCCGCTACATGCCGATGATCCGGGAGGTTTTCCGGAAGGCGGGGCTGCCGACCGACCTCGCCTACGTCGCGATGATCGAATCGTCCTTCAAGACGCGAGCCCGCTCCCGCGCCCGGGCGCAGGGAGTCTGGCAGTTCATCGCGCCGACGGGGCGCCGTTACGGCCTGCGGAGCACGCGGATCGTCGACGAGCGTTCGGACCCGATCAAGGCGACGGAGGCCGCGGCCGGCTATTTCCGCGACCTCTACGATCTCTTCGGCGACTGGTACCTCGCCATGGCGGCCTACGATTCCGGCGAGGGGCGCGTGGCCCGCGCGATCGCGCGCGCCGGCACGGACAATTACTGGGAGCTCTGCCGCCTCGGCGCGCTTCCCCGCGAAACCCGCCTGTACGTCCCTTCGGTCATCGCCGCCGCGCTCATCGACAAGAATCAGGAGCATTACGGATTCAAGGTCGATCCCGAATCCCCGATCGACTTCGAGACGGCGAAGCTCGAGAAGCCGGTCGATCTGCGGCAGGTCGCGCGAGCCTCGGGAGTCGCCTACGACGACCTCGCGGAGCTCAATCCCGAGCTTCGGACGTTCGTCACGCCGCGCGAGAGCTCGGGCTATCTCCTGCGCGTTCCCCGCGGGTTCGCCGCCGCCGTCGAGAAGAAGGCCGGAGAGCTCCCGGAAGCCGCCGTTCCCGTCCTTCGCCAGCACCGCGTCCGGAAGGGGGAAACGCTCGCGCGGCTCGCGCGGCGCTACGGCGTTTCCGAAGCGTCGCTCGCCGAAGCCAACGACCTTCCCCGCGGGCCGCGGCTCGCTCCGCGCCGGACGCTCGTGATCCCCGACCGGGAGCCCGGCGCGTACGCGGTCCGAAAGAGCCGCAAGGAGCGAAAGAGCGCCGACGACGCGGGAACGAAGGGACTCTCGCGAGTCCACTACCGGGTCCGGCGCGGAGACACCCTCTTCTCGATCGCGACGCGGCACCACACCACGGTCGACAAGCTGCGCGAATGGAACCGTCTCGGCGACGGCGCGGCGATCCGGCCGGGGGAACGGCTGGCCGTCGCGGAGAGCCGCTAG